One Leptolyngbya subtilissima AS-A7 genomic window, GAGAAAGCCGTCGGGACCCTGGCGCACATCGCGCACCCGCTGACCAATTGGAATTGAAACCTGATTGACCACGGCACCATTGGCGTCCACCTCGATGCGGCGCACATCTTGGGAGACTAGCCCACCGGCAAACAGCTGCCCTCGCCACTGGGGATAGCGATCGCCCCGATAAACCGCCAGCCCCGAGGGCGCAATCGAGGGCGTCCAGTAGGTGAGAGGATCTACCATATCTGGACGCGATCGCTCGGTGGAAACCGGACCGCCCGAATACTCCTCGCTGTAGGTCACCACTGGCCAGCCGTAATTTTTGCCAGGCTCCAGGCGGTTGAGTTCGTCCCCACCCCGAGAGCCATGCTCTGTAGACCACACCTGGCGGGTTTCAGGGTCAAGGGCTAGGCCCTGAATGTTGCGGTGACCGTAGCTCCAAATCAGCGGATTGGCACCCGAATCATTCACAAAGGGATTGTCGGTAGGAGCCTCACCCTCGTCGGTAAGGCGCACCACTGAGCCCAGTAGAGTTTGGCGGTTTTGAGCCTGGTTACGAATTAGCTCACCATCAAGTCGTAAGGGGGGATTACCACCATCGCCTAGGGCTACCAACAGAGTGCCATCGGGCAGCCACAGCAGGCGTGAGCCAAAATGTTGGCCATCTGATTTATTGCGGTTGTTGGTGAAGATTACCGTCCAGTCGGTGAGGGTGTTGCCCTCTAGCCGCGCTCGGGCCACCTGGGTGCGGTTGGCCTGCTGAGTGCCGTCGGCGTAGGCCAGGTAGATAAAACCGTTGTTTTCAAACTCGGGGTGTAGGGCAATGTCGAGTAGTCCTCCCTGACGAAAGGCCAGTACCTCAGGCACCCCAGCGATGGGGTTAGGGTCTAGGACACCGTTGCTGACCCGGCGCAGACGTCCAGGACGCTCGGTAATTAGCATGTCACCGTCAGGTAACCAGACCATGCTCCAGGGATGCTCTAGACCCTCTACAACCGTGACCGGCTCGACGTTGTTCACCACTACATCGGCAGGCGGCGACTCAGGAGCGGCGGATTCGACCTGGGCGGTATCAGTCGCAGGCAAGACGGTAGGGCTGGGGGCTGAGGCGCAGCTGCCCACGGCAAGCAGAATGAGGCCAGGTACAAGAATAGAAGTAAACCGAGTAGATACCATAAATACCGCAGCGCGTTTGAAACCAGGAGCGATTGCAGTCAGGGCAATCGCACTCCATAAATAATCTCCCTAGGGTCTATAGCCAACGCCATCTACCCACAGACAGAGCTACCAATCTAGGCACGGCCCTTAGCCGTCAGAGCCATTGCCAGCCCAGGGACGCCGCAGGTGCAAAGGCAGGTGGGCGCGGTCGTTCAGCTGGCGCACAAAGGGGCCGTACTCCATCAGCTCCACTAGCGATACGGCGGTGACGGACATGGCCAGGCGATCGCGATATCGCCCGACATCAATCCCTAACAAGGTGCACAACATAATCCGCAGGGTGGCCTTGTGGGACACGATCAGCACATTACCGTCAGGATAGGCCTCTTCAATTTCGGCCAGCACGTCGGAACTGCGGCGGGCTACCTGCATAGCCTTTTCGCCATCGGTGGGCGTATTCCAGGCAGGGTCAGCGAGCCAGCGAATGTAGTCGTCGTGGAATGCAGTATTGACCTCGGCGGGGCCCATACCTTCCCATTGCCCAAAGGACAGTTCCCGCAAATGCTCGCGACGTTGTACCGTCAGCCCCGTGATTTGGCACAGGGGCTGCACGGTGGCGGCAGCATGGCTGAGCGGGCTACAGAAAACCGCTTTCCAGTCGAGGTGGTGGTAGGCCTTGGCAAAATAGTCGGCCATTTGCTGACCCTGGGCCGTCAGCGCTACCCCATCTTGGCTACAGTAGCGACCCGTACGGCAGTACTCGGTTTCAGCATTGCGGAGTAGGTAAAGCCTCAGAGGCATAGGGCACTTGACCTCAGGTGGAGGGTAGCGATCGCAGCTGGTCGCTCAGGTGAGAGCGATCGGCAATGGTGTGAAACAGCGGCCCCCGCGAGCCCAGCTCAACTACGCTCACGGCGGCAACCGGCATATCCATGCGATCGCGGTAGCGGCCCACATCAATACCCAGCAGAGTGCAGAGCATAATGCGAATGGTGGCCTTATGAGACACTAGCAAGATGTGTCCGCTGGGATGGGTGCGCTCAATCTCGTCGAGCACCTGAGCCGAGCGGCGGGCGATATCTACGGCGCGTTCGCCCCCCACCGGCGCATACCAGGCCGGGTCGGTTAACCAAGCCACATACTCGTCGTGGTGATCGCGGTCAACGGCTGTCGGGTGCATGCCTTCCCAGCGACCATACATCACCTCCCGCAGCCCGTCGCGCAGCCGCATCTCTAAGTTCAGCACATCACACAGCGGTCGAGCCGTCTCTACCGCCCGTCGCAGAGGGCTGACGTAGGCGGCGCTCCAGGGCAGATGGGCGTAGGTTTCGGCAAACTCCTGGGCCATAGCCATTCCCTCGGAGGTTAGGCCGGGGTCATTTTCGGGCGTGCCGCAGTAGCCCCCCGTGAGGCTATAGGCCGTTTGGCCGTGCCGTAAAAAATAGAGAAAGACTCCCATCGGTGCCTGGCGGTAAACAATCGCGGTAGTGCCCTGGAACCACCTTCGCCCAGCAAGCCCTAAAACACTCAACCCATGGCAAAGGGCTCATCACCCCTAATCTAACCTACGGGCCGGGCAACCCAAAACAGGTTCAGAATTGTATAAGACCTAGCCAAATCTTGGCCTAGTCCAGATCTCGGCGCCCCTCTAGGGCGCGGGCTAGGGTGACCTCGTCGGCATATTCCAAATCGCCCCCCATGGGTAGACCAAAGGCAATGCGCGTTACCCGAGTAAAGGGCTTTAGCAGCTGCCCCACGTAGAGAGTAGTGGTGTCGCCCTCAATGCTGGGACTAATGGCCATAATCACCTCCTTGGTGCCCTCTTTGCTGACCCGGTGCACCAGGGGACCGATATTCAGCTGTTCAGGGCCAATGCCATCCATTGGCGAGATTAGGCCGCCCAGCACGTGGTAGCGGCCTCGATATTCGCGGGTTTTCTCAATAGCGATGACGTCTCGCGAGTCAGCCACCACGCAAAGGGTCTGAAGGTCGCGGTTGGTAGCCCGGCAGATGTCGCACACCGGCTCAGCTGACAGGTGAAAGCACACCGAGCACTGTCCCACCTGCGCTTTGGCCTCTAGGAGCGCCTGGGCCAAGGCCTGGACTTCGGTTTGGGGGCGCTTAAGAACGTGTAGCGCTAGACGCTGGGCCGACTTGGGGCCAACCCCCGGCAGCCGCTGGAATTCTTCGATCAGTCGAGCCAGGGGACGGGTGTAAATGGGACAAACTCCTAGGGTTGCTCATTATTTAAATTGTACGTGTAAGGCTGTGAATGAAGGTGGGCAATGGCAGATTTGAGCGGCATGTGGCTAGGCACTTACTGGCAGCGGGATACCCCAACCCGCTTTGAGGCCACCCTGGTGCAGGGGGGCAACACCCTGAGCGGCAGCATTCTCGACAGCGGCTATCTAGGCGAAGCCCAACTCAGTGGCACCGTGGTTGGTCGCCGGGTACAGTTTGTTAAACGCTATTTGGGCCGAGGGCAAGCGGCCATTGACTATATAGGCACAGTGTCTGAAGACGGTGACCACATTACCGGGCAGTGGAGTATTGGCGGTTTCGATGCTGGCCCATGGGAGGCCCACCGCAGCGAGGACGACTTGAGCGCTAGCTGGCAGGCGCTTTTACAACAGAATTTGACACCAACCCTCACCTAAAGCACAGAAACCGAGTTTTTGTGCTTTAGGTGGCTTTTTTTGGCTCAAAAAGGGCTTAAGTTTCGTATATCTGGTTGCCCCAGGCAATCTCGATACCGTACTGAGGAGCGGGGATCGATGCATTCTGTCTGGTTGCAGGTGTTAAAGCCCACAGTGGTAGTGGGTATTTTGATGGCCAATGTGGCGCTGCCCAATTTTCCGGTGGCGGCACCTGAGCAAAACTCTCAGGCTACGGTTGCCGTGCCTAAGGCTGATACCTTAGCGGAGCTGTATCGGCTGCGCGATCGCCTGGGGGTTGAACTCAGCCATTACCCCACAATTATGGGAGCGGTTGATCCACCGCCCGCCACTCTTCTAGAGCAACTGGGGGCGATCAACTACCGTCTACGGCAAGAAGAAACAGCCCGGCAGCTTCAGCAGCAAGCCGAGCAGGCTGCCGCCGCCGCGATCGCTCTAGGAGATCCTGCCGCCCTGCCCGCCAAGGAACTAGCCGTCGCCTACAGCCACTGGGACAAAGCCGTAGCGGCGCTGAACCAGATCGCACCCAACACCCTTGGTCAAGCCCAAGCAGCAGCCCAAAAACAGCAGTACGAGCAGCAGCGGGCGATCGCCGCTTACCACTACGACACAGCCCGCTCGACTTCTCTACAACCCATAGTCGAACAGACAGGCCTGGCATCGCGGGTACGTCTGACCGTGTGCTCGCTGCAGCGAGAATGCCGGCGCTGGCAGGGCCATCGTCCGCCAGCTAGCTCTGCTAGCTTGATTAAAGTGCCGGTAGCGATCGCACTCATGACCAAGCTTCACCAAGAGGGCACTGCCCCCAGCACGCCCATTTGGATTAGTCCCAGCAACTGGACCGAGGATGCCGGATCCCTTTGGGTTAGAACCGCCTATCCCCTAGAGCAGGTCATGGCCGACATGATTAGCGCCAGCGGCAATATTGCCACCAACCAGCTGATTGACTACATGGGATGGCATGGCATCAATCACAGTCTGCGTAGCCAGGGATACCAAACCACCCGCGTCACCAAAAAGCTGGTCGGGGAAACAACCTACCCTGCTAACGCCGGCAGCGCCCCCAACGTCATCACCACCGACGAGCTAACTGACATGATGGTGGCTATTTACAACCAGGAGTTTGCGGGAGCCCACTTGATAGAAGCAGCTTTGGCCAATCAGCGCGATCGCAATCTAGGCCACGCGGCCGTGCGTTCCCCCGTCGACTGGCTGGGCGAAAAGACTGGACGTAATTCTAAGGTGCTGGGCACCACTACAGCGGTTAGGGTGAGCGGCCAGCGCTATGTCATCACCGCTACCCTCGACCACAGCGGCAACGACACGGCCATGCAAAGGATTGTTGCCGGGGTCATTCAGCACTTGCTCACCCACAACGGCTTTGAGCATGAGTTAGCCAGGGCTGACGATATGGTTACCGATCGCAGAACCTTTTTGCCTTAAAGGAGCGATCGCCTCTGGCCTCGACATAACGCAGACAATTCAAATGCTCCAACCGCTCTGCGCGGCAGGCAAGCTGCCTCAAACATTTAGCTACCGCTCCAACCAGTCAATTAAGGCTTGGCGCATCGTGTCTACAGGCACGGGGCAGTTCAACCAAATCTCCAGGGCGGCGGCCCCCTGCTGCACCAGCATTTCTAATCCATCTAAGGTGGACAACCCCCGCTGGTTGGCCAGAGCAAGCAAGCGGGTAGGCCTAGGCGTATAGATCAAGTCATAGACTACGGCATGGGACGGAGCTAAAGCCAGAGGCTCTGCGGCCAAGGGCGTTTGCCCAGCGGTTGTGTGCATGCCGAGGGGAGTGGTGTTGACGATTAGATCGGCGGTGGGCAGCAAGGTGGGCAACTCCTCCCAAGCATGAACCGTGAGCGGAGGTTGCAGGGGCGAATTGACCCAGCCCTGCTGAAAGGCAACCAGAGCTTCGGCCCTGCGACCCACCACTTGCACCGCATCGAACCCTAGCTGCGCACAGCCCGCTACTACGGCCCTAGCTGCTCCACCGTTGCCCAAGACCAAGGCCGTGCATCCAGCCCAAGGTCTGAATGCTTTGAGCGGGGCCACAAACCCGGCTACGTCAGTGTTAGTGCCTGCCCAACCCTGCTCGGTGCGCCACACCGTATTCACTGCCCCTACAGCCTGAGCTTCGTCAGTAACCGTTGCCAACAGAGGCAGAATGGCCTGCTTGTGAGGAATGGTGATACTGAACCCCTGCACCCCAGTGGCGGCAAAGCCTGCGATCGCAGCTTCAAGCCCTTCTGCTAGCACTGGAAAGGCCACATAGACGTAGTCGGCCCCGAGTTCTGCCAGCGCAGCATTATGCATTACCGGCGACAGGGAGTGGGTAACCGGATCGCCGATGACGCCAAGGATTTGAGTGGTTCCAGTAATGGGCATGAGAGTGAGGAGATAAGGACGGTGAGGGGATGAGGAGGTGGAACAATTTGGTTTTGTTTAGAAACGCTGAGTTTACTTCCCTATCTTCCTCATCTCCCTTACCCTCATCTCCGTATCTCTCCATCTACTCATCGCTCCACCCTCGATTCAAATAGCTGGACTATTTTGTTCACCACATCTTCGATGGAGAGGCCATCGGTGTTGAGGGCGATCGCATCATCGGCCTGACGCAGGGGCGACACTCGGCGACTGCTGTCCTTGCGATCGCGATCGTCGATGGCTTGCTCCAGGTCGCTAAGGGACACTGCTGGCTGCTCCTGGGCGGCGAGGTCACGCTGGCGGCGGCGAGCCCGTTCACCCACCGACGCGGTGAGAAAAACTTTCAGCTCCGCCTGGGGAAACACTTGGGTGCCAATGTCTCGACCTTCCATGACCACACCGCCGGTAATGCCATACTGCTGCTGCTGGCGCAGGAGAACTTCGCGCACCGTGGGCTGGGCTGACACCGCCGAGACCGCAGCCGTGACGGCCGTGCTGCGAATAGCTTGGGTAACCTCTTGACCGTTGAGCCAGATGCGGCTGGGATAGGCGGCAAAGGCAGAGTCATTACCTGAGGCCTCTAGACGGATTTCACAGTCCTGCACGAGTTCTGCGATCGCAACCTCGTCCTGCACGTCGATGCCGCGCTCCAGGACCAGCCAGGTCACCGCCCGGTACATCGCACCACTGTCGAGGTAAAGCAGGTTTAGCCGTTGGGCCACCTGACGAGCCACCGTTGACTTACCGGCCCCAGCCGGCCCATCGATAGCCACAATCGGCTGGCGATCGCGCAGCAAAATATTATCAATTAGCCTCGTAGCACCCAGGTGAACCGCCACCGCCAGCATCCCCAGCGTCTCCACCCGCTTCAGGGGTTGCAGGGTTTCGGGATGCACCAGTTCTACATATTGGGGATGCAGGGACGGCTCCTGGGCCAGTTCAGCATTCACAGCCGCTATTAGGGCCGAACTCAGACGCTCACCAGCTTGGAAGCACTGCTGGGCTGCCAATAGCCCTCGGTAGATAACTGCCGCCTGCTGACGCTCGACCTCGCTCAAGTAGCTGTTGCGGGAGCTCAAAGCCAAACCGCTCGTCTCGCGCACCGTAGGGCAACCAACCAGTTGGCTAGGCAGGTTAAGGTCGCGGGCCAGGCGCTTGAGGATGGCCAACTGTTGAGCATCTTTATAGCCAAAGTAGGCGCGATCGGGAGCCACCAAACTCAACAACTTAGTTACCACCGTCGCCACCCCCTCAAAATGACCGGGCCGGTGGGGGCCACACAGCACTGCCACCATCGCCTTTGGAGGCATCACCCGAGTCATAGCGTCGGAATGGGGCTGAGCAGCGCCGTAGAAGGCAGTGACAGTGGGCATAAACACCGCATCGACCCCAGCCTGTTCACACAGACGCAGGTCTTGCTCGGGGGTATGGGGGTAACGAGCCAAATCTTCTTGGGGACCAAATTGCAGTGGATTCACAAAAATGCTGACCACAACCACCGAGTTCTCCAACCGAGCCCGTTCAATCAGGCTTAGATGGCCTCGGTGCAGATTACCCATAGTCGGCACCAGCCCTACCGCCACGCCGTCCTCCGCGTTCTGCTGGCGGCGTGCTTGGCTCAGATAGCGTTTTACTCCTTCAACCGTCTTGAGTACTCGCACAATCCCCTACCTTCTACTGCGTGAGTGTGTGACAGCTGAACTTCTGGCCACCTCGCTCCAAAGGTAATACCGTACCAGATTTAAAGTCATGAGCATATCGCCAGTGCCCTGCCTTGCCATGACTTTACTTCAGCTCTTCTGTAGCGCCAAGGCTAGGGCACACCATCAAAAGCCCTCTCCACCAATTCAGCTGGAAAGGGCTAGCTTAAACCCCCAGAGAACCAACCTCCAGAGCAGCAAAGTTGGTCAGATTAACTACTCGTCCGACAATACCTCTAGCTGTACTCGGGCCACTCCACTGGCTCTCAGGCCAATATTGTTAGCCGCCGCGGCTGAGAGGTCAATCACCCGACCATGGCTGAAGGGGCCGCGATCGTTGATGCGCACCACCACAGACTGCCCCGTAGATACATTGGTCACCCGCACTCGAGTGCCGAAGGGCAAAGTGCGGTGGGCAGCCGTCAGGTCGTTTTGGTTAAACACTTCGCCGCTAGCGCTGCGGCGTCCGTGAAACCCAGGCCCATACCAGGAGGCCATGCCGGTGAGGGTAGAGGTTACTATGCCAACTCGGGTGTCGGGAGCCAAAGGTTCGGGTAGACCCTCAACGCTAGCCAGGGGAGGGGCATCGCCCAGCAGCCGCCGCAGTCGATTGGCGATTTGGAGCGCGTCTTCACCAGGGTTGTCGGTGGTATCAGGCAAGATCGTCTCGCCATCAAGGGTGATTAGGGATTCTTCTCCCCAAGCCACCACAAATGACTCATCATCGCTGTCCCAACGGGCCACGATAGCGTCGGCATTGCCGTTAGCGGCCAGTTCCTGTAGCCGAGACACAACTGTCTCGGCTCGGCGCTGGGGCTCTTGAGCATCTGAGGCGACGGCCACGGTACCAAGGCCGGCACTCAGAGTTTCTAGCTCGCCGCCCACTAAGGTGACAACTGGAATCGAGCGAATGTAGACGGTAGCTGCCTGACGGGAGTCTAGGGCGTGGGAAAAGACAGTAACTGTCTCGAGCGTATCGCTGGTGGAGCCAGAGGGCTGAAGCGATAGCGCTGAGTCAGGTTGAGCAGAAACGACTGGGCGGGCCTCGAGGGCGTGGGGGAAGACAGTAGCTGTCTCGAGAATGTCGTCGGTTGAATCAGAGGGTTGAAGTAATAACGCTGACTCAGGTTGGCTAGGCTCAAGAGTTGAAGGGTCAGAGTCCGCTGGCGAACCTGCTTCAGGGGG contains:
- a CDS encoding histidine phosphatase family protein, translated to MGVFLYFLRHGQTAYSLTGGYCGTPENDPGLTSEGMAMAQEFAETYAHLPWSAAYVSPLRRAVETARPLCDVLNLEMRLRDGLREVMYGRWEGMHPTAVDRDHHDEYVAWLTDPAWYAPVGGERAVDIARRSAQVLDEIERTHPSGHILLVSHKATIRIMLCTLLGIDVGRYRDRMDMPVAAVSVVELGSRGPLFHTIADRSHLSDQLRSLPST
- the recR gene encoding recombination mediator RecR, giving the protein MYTRPLARLIEEFQRLPGVGPKSAQRLALHVLKRPQTEVQALAQALLEAKAQVGQCSVCFHLSAEPVCDICRATNRDLQTLCVVADSRDVIAIEKTREYRGRYHVLGGLISPMDGIGPEQLNIGPLVHRVSKEGTKEVIMAISPSIEGDTTTLYVGQLLKPFTRVTRIAFGLPMGGDLEYADEVTLARALEGRRDLD
- a CDS encoding histidine phosphatase family protein, coding for MPLRLYLLRNAETEYCRTGRYCSQDGVALTAQGQQMADYFAKAYHHLDWKAVFCSPLSHAAATVQPLCQITGLTVQRREHLRELSFGQWEGMGPAEVNTAFHDDYIRWLADPAWNTPTDGEKAMQVARRSSDVLAEIEEAYPDGNVLIVSHKATLRIMLCTLLGIDVGRYRDRLAMSVTAVSLVELMEYGPFVRQLNDRAHLPLHLRRPWAGNGSDG
- a CDS encoding shikimate dehydrogenase is translated as MPITGTTQILGVIGDPVTHSLSPVMHNAALAELGADYVYVAFPVLAEGLEAAIAGFAATGVQGFSITIPHKQAILPLLATVTDEAQAVGAVNTVWRTEQGWAGTNTDVAGFVAPLKAFRPWAGCTALVLGNGGAARAVVAGCAQLGFDAVQVVGRRAEALVAFQQGWVNSPLQPPLTVHAWEELPTLLPTADLIVNTTPLGMHTTAGQTPLAAEPLALAPSHAVVYDLIYTPRPTRLLALANQRGLSTLDGLEMLVQQGAAALEIWLNCPVPVDTMRQALIDWLER
- a CDS encoding serine hydrolase, translated to MHSVWLQVLKPTVVVGILMANVALPNFPVAAPEQNSQATVAVPKADTLAELYRLRDRLGVELSHYPTIMGAVDPPPATLLEQLGAINYRLRQEETARQLQQQAEQAAAAAIALGDPAALPAKELAVAYSHWDKAVAALNQIAPNTLGQAQAAAQKQQYEQQRAIAAYHYDTARSTSLQPIVEQTGLASRVRLTVCSLQRECRRWQGHRPPASSASLIKVPVAIALMTKLHQEGTAPSTPIWISPSNWTEDAGSLWVRTAYPLEQVMADMISASGNIATNQLIDYMGWHGINHSLRSQGYQTTRVTKKLVGETTYPANAGSAPNVITTDELTDMMVAIYNQEFAGAHLIEAALANQRDRNLGHAAVRSPVDWLGEKTGRNSKVLGTTTAVRVSGQRYVITATLDHSGNDTAMQRIVAGVIQHLLTHNGFEHELARADDMVTDRRTFLP
- a CDS encoding septal ring lytic transglycosylase RlpA family protein, with translation MKHCVLGGLTVAVAVSVFGAPLPTQAQDSGDNSLSLEPESKHHADVLPQPPEAGSPADSDPSTLEPSQPESALLLQPSDSTDDILETATVFPHALEARPVVSAQPDSALSLQPSGSTSDTLETVTVFSHALDSRQAATVYIRSIPVVTLVGGELETLSAGLGTVAVASDAQEPQRRAETVVSRLQELAANGNADAIVARWDSDDESFVVAWGEESLITLDGETILPDTTDNPGEDALQIANRLRRLLGDAPPLASVEGLPEPLAPDTRVGIVTSTLTGMASWYGPGFHGRRSASGEVFNQNDLTAAHRTLPFGTRVRVTNVSTGQSVVVRINDRGPFSHGRVIDLSAAAANNIGLRASGVARVQLEVLSDE
- a CDS encoding PQQ-dependent sugar dehydrogenase, which encodes MVSTRFTSILVPGLILLAVGSCASAPSPTVLPATDTAQVESAAPESPPADVVVNNVEPVTVVEGLEHPWSMVWLPDGDMLITERPGRLRRVSNGVLDPNPIAGVPEVLAFRQGGLLDIALHPEFENNGFIYLAYADGTQQANRTQVARARLEGNTLTDWTVIFTNNRNKSDGQHFGSRLLWLPDGTLLVALGDGGNPPLRLDGELIRNQAQNRQTLLGSVVRLTDEGEAPTDNPFVNDSGANPLIWSYGHRNIQGLALDPETRQVWSTEHGSRGGDELNRLEPGKNYGWPVVTYSEEYSGGPVSTERSRPDMVDPLTYWTPSIAPSGLAVYRGDRYPQWRGQLFAGGLVSQDVRRIEVDANGAVVNQVSIPIGQRVRDVRQGPDGFLYVLTDDPNGRLVRLEPVS
- a CDS encoding bifunctional pantoate--beta-alanine ligase/(d)CMP kinase codes for the protein MRVLKTVEGVKRYLSQARRQQNAEDGVAVGLVPTMGNLHRGHLSLIERARLENSVVVVSIFVNPLQFGPQEDLARYPHTPEQDLRLCEQAGVDAVFMPTVTAFYGAAQPHSDAMTRVMPPKAMVAVLCGPHRPGHFEGVATVVTKLLSLVAPDRAYFGYKDAQQLAILKRLARDLNLPSQLVGCPTVRETSGLALSSRNSYLSEVERQQAAVIYRGLLAAQQCFQAGERLSSALIAAVNAELAQEPSLHPQYVELVHPETLQPLKRVETLGMLAVAVHLGATRLIDNILLRDRQPIVAIDGPAGAGKSTVARQVAQRLNLLYLDSGAMYRAVTWLVLERGIDVQDEVAIAELVQDCEIRLEASGNDSAFAAYPSRIWLNGQEVTQAIRSTAVTAAVSAVSAQPTVREVLLRQQQQYGITGGVVMEGRDIGTQVFPQAELKVFLTASVGERARRRQRDLAAQEQPAVSLSDLEQAIDDRDRKDSSRRVSPLRQADDAIALNTDGLSIEDVVNKIVQLFESRVER